The sequence GCCCCCATAATATCAAGTACAGACTCATAAAACTTACCGTTGCTGAGGGAAGAAGtaaaataaagtaaataaaCGAGCCAAcagagaaaaaggaagccAGGTTTCCGTTCGGAGTTAACTTTATCCTGCTCCTCCACCGCACTTGCCTAGGTCATTCGAGTTCACAATATcctgaaaaataaaaaaagaaaaagggaaCAGAACTTTCTGTGGTTCGGTTACGGTCTATGGATTGATAAAAGCCCCATCGGTAAAAAAGTATTGCGTACCggaatttttcatctttccTTTACATTAAGTCATAAAATAACTGATATTATGTCATAGTAActttaaaatttaaaatttctagGAAATGACAGACACTATGACATGGTTGGTGAAATTTAGCCTCACCAATAAGGAGGGGTAAACGTTTCGACAGAACGTATGAACGCATAAGAAGAAAGCAGGTTACTTGCCAAACCTTTCCAAATAAGTCAGCAAGAggcttttgaaaacataAATTTAGATATTGTTCTACACTtaccaaaggaaaaaagaaaaatcagTTAAACAGAAATCGAAATTTCATTATGAAAAGCTAGGAAGAACTTTCTAGAGGTTATCTTGGCGACTATTGCCCATTCAACTTTCAAAAGGAGGTCTGAAGCCATACATTATCAGCAACAGGACCAATAAATAACTAGAAGAAGTCAAATGCATCTAACgaaaaggatttgaaatttcgTTCATTTCCTCATCGCGAAGTTCAACGTTCATACTCCCATCATCGCCATCATTCTCATCATCCTGGTTCTCGTCATCGTCGTCTTCTCCAGGCATGTCATTAGCATCTATGTAAGGAACTTGTTTCTTGGACAAATCCTCTCTTATCTGTAGTGAACGTATGACGACAGAAATGATTCCACTTGATATAGCTGTAGCCAAGAGAGCGTAACAACCTCTTTCAAATTTGGGTACCATATCTGATGAGAAGAATAATATTGACCACCAAGCGTTGACGGCCCCTGAAAACATATTCATTGATGCAAGAACAATAGCACGTTCTTGGAGATCTGCATGACAAACAATGTTCGCCCacgagaaaaaaactgcTTGTCCAGCATATGCTACGCCCCCAAGATACTGCGCAGAAAAGACGATTTTAGGATTTAATGGGTTTGCACGTATTAGTATTGCAACAATAACCATTACCAAGGATATGAAAGCAGAGACATGCCAATGCCTAGCCCTAGGAATCTTAGTCATATATACAGCTGAACAAAGCGTAGAAACTATACCTACAGCAAATATCCCTGAAGGATAGTTATTTCTTTGCGCCAACgtatatttttgattttgcAACCATAGTGCAAATGTAGAATTAGACGCAAAACCTAAATTCTCACCTCCAAGAACCCACACGAGAGAAAACATCCACCAGTGCCACCTTTTTAGCACTCTAGGGATAGTTGACCAGTCTAATCGAGTGCTTTCATCTCTAGCTGGCAGTCTTCTTCTAGCATAATGTAGCTCTTgttcattaaaaatatatctt comes from Saccharomyces paradoxus chromosome III, complete sequence and encodes:
- the FEN2 gene encoding Fen2p (Plasma membrane H+-pantothenate symporter~similar to YCR028C) translates to MIKDSKTITQHDVERESISSKHAIKKRLLLFKIDLFVLSFVCLQYWINYVDRVGFTNAYISGMKEDLKMVGNDLTVSNTVFMIGYIVGMVPNNLILLCVPPRIWLSFCTFAWGLLTLGMYRVTSFKHICVIRFFQALFESCTFSGTHFVLGSWYKEDELPIRSAIFTGSGLIGSMFSGFMQTSIFTHLNGRNGLAGWRWLFIIDFCITLPIAIYGFIFFPGLPDQTSAVSKFSMTRYIFNEQELHYARRRLPARDESTRLDWSTIPRVLKRWHWWMFSLVWVLGGENLGFASNSTFALWLQNQKYTLAQRNNYPSGIFAVGIVSTLCSAVYMTKIPRARHWHVSAFISLVMVIVAILIRANPLNPKIVFSAQYLGGVAYAGQAVFFSWANIVCHADLQERAIVLASMNMFSGAVNAWWSILFFSSDMVPKFERGCYALLATAISSGIISVVIRSLQIREDLSKKQVPYIDANDMPGEDDDDENQDDENDGDDGSMNVELRDEEMNEISNPFR